Proteins encoded within one genomic window of Bemisia tabaci chromosome 2, PGI_BMITA_v3:
- the LOC109043642 gene encoding sodium-independent sulfate anion transporter isoform X1, translated as MTVSGCSSDEDISQCYHVAMSPDTESNQQTAARLFGSQSPYLLKQHGLVDENERNWLMTMNEAASVCCTPSNLRRRLPILSWVPTYTTNTLLRDFIAGLTVGLTAIPQGIAYAVVAGLPPQYGLYSAFAGCFMYIFFGSCKDITIGPTAIMALMTGKYVKLYGPAFSVLLTFLSGCIILLFGVLHLGFLVEFISLPVTVGFTSAAALTIASSQIKPLFGLSGSSNSFMSSLENLFANYKTFTIGDSALGLVTIIILTAIHHFKPRAPCQEEVTTARKILHNFLWLFGLAKNAIVVLIGTVLAFIFFQNGFQPFKLTGPVDSGLPPFQPPPFSTVVHNKTLSFFDMTSRLESALIAVPMVSVLEHIAIAKAFAKGKSIDATQEMIAVGLSNILGSFFLSLPTTGSFTRTAVNNASGVCTPLGGLFTGVLVLLSLSFLTSTFFFIPKATLAGVIFFAMFHMIEYKIVYTLWHTKKLDLIPLFASLLSCLLLGLEYGMLIGILVNILFILYSSARPKVSLTWLTVQGEEVLLVTPTQSLVFPAADYLRQLIIDSCHLRNSLAPVVVYGTHIHFIDSTMAKGLKLLIDDLIIRKQPIYLWRWREAAMLTCLGFDPDLAQYFKFDDSIEQLIKGPEIFAQPESDQDILSVYLGPTVTSSAPDLT; from the exons ATGACAGTATCAGGCTGCAGTAGTGATGAGGACATATCGCAATGTTACCATGTCGCAATGTCACCGGACACAGAGAGCAACCAGCAGACGGCTGCCAGACTGTTTGGCTCTCAGTCGCCTTATCTGctgaaacaac ATGGTCTTGTGGATGAGAACGAGAGGAACTGGCTAATGACGATGAACGAGGCTGCGTCGGTTTGCTGCACCCCATCGAACCTCCGACGGCGCCTTCCGATCCTGTCGTGGGTTCCCACCTACACCACCAACACACTCCTCAGGGACTTCATCGCTGGTCTCACCGTCGGTCTCACCGCCATCCCTCAGGGCATCGCCTACGCCGTAGTAGCCGGACTTCCGCCCCAG tatggGCTGTATTCTGCTTTTGCGGGCTGCTTTATGTACATATTTTTTGGTAGCTGTAAGGACATAACAATTGGGCCGACGGCGATTATGGCTCTGATGACCGGCAAATATGTTAAACTATATGGACCGGCCTTCTCTGTTCTCCTCACTTTTCTTAGCGGCTgtataattttactttttggagTTTTACATTTAG GTTTTTTAGTTGAATTTATTTCTTTGCCGGTGACCGTTGGCTTCACTTCTGCGGCAGCTCTCACTATTGCCTCCTCTCAGATCAAACCTTTATTTGGGTTGTCAGGCTCATCAAACTCATTCATGTCTAGTCTTGAGAATTTATTTGCTAATTACAAAACATTCACCATAGGGGATTCAGCTCTTGGACTTGTCACTATCATAATTTTAACAGCGATCCAT CATTTTAAACCGCGAGCTCCATGTCAAGAGGAGGTGACTACTGCTCGGAAAATTCTTCATAACTTCTTGTGGCTTTTTGGTCTCGCAAAAAACGCCATTGTGGTTCTAATAGGAACGGTGTTggctttcatattttttcaaaatggattCCAGCCATTCAAACTGACAG GTCCAGTAGACAGTGGTCTTCCTCCATTTCAACCCCCACCATTCAGCACAGTTGTACATAATAAAACACTCTCATTTTTTGACATGACTTCACGATTAGAGTCAGCTCTCATTGCAGTGCCTATGGTTTCAGTATTAGAACACATTGCCATTGCCAAGGCATTCG cgAAGGGAAAAAGTATTGATGCGACTCAAGAGATGATTGCTGTTGGACTCAGTAATATTCTAGGATCCTTTTTCTTGTCTCTCCCAACAACTGGCTCTTTCACTCGCACAGCAGTCAACAATGCATCTGGAGTATGCACACCACTTGGCGGTTTGTTCACTG GAGTTTTGGTGTTATTGTCACTGAGCTTCCTTACTTCTACGTTTTTCTTCATTCCAAAAGCAACATTGGCTGGAGTCATTTTCTTTGCTATGTTCCACATGATAGAATATAAAATTGTGTACACACTTTGGCAtacaaaaa aGCTTGACTTAATTCCTCTTTTTGCCTCCTTGCTCTCGTGTCTGCTGCTAGGATTGGAGTATGGAATGTTAATCGGCATTCTAgtcaatattttattcattctcTACAGCTCAGCAAGACCAAAAGTCTCCCTAACATGGCTTACC gTACAAGGTGAAGAAGTATTACTGGTCACGCCAACCCAGAGTTTAGTTTTCCCTGCTGCAGATTATCTAAGACAACTCATAATCGACAGTTGTCATCTACGAAACAGTTTAGCTCCGGTCGTTGTTTATGGCACACACATTCATTTTATAGATTCTACGATGGCTAAA gGACTAAAATTATTAATAGACGACTTAATTATCAGAAAACAACCTATCTACCTTTGGAGGTGGAGAGAAGCTGCAATGCTGACATGCCTGGGATTCGATCCTGACCTAGCTCAGTATTTTAAATTCGATGACTCTATCGAACAGCTCATAAAAG gCCCAGAAATCTTTGCACAACCGGAATCAGATCAAGATATCCTGAGCGTATATCTGGGACCTACAGTAACAAGTTCAGCTCCTGATCTCACATGA
- the LOC109043642 gene encoding sodium-independent sulfate anion transporter isoform X2 encodes MSSSYDVLRDDGIRFDGLVDENERNWLMTMNEAASVCCTPSNLRRRLPILSWVPTYTTNTLLRDFIAGLTVGLTAIPQGIAYAVVAGLPPQYGLYSAFAGCFMYIFFGSCKDITIGPTAIMALMTGKYVKLYGPAFSVLLTFLSGCIILLFGVLHLGFLVEFISLPVTVGFTSAAALTIASSQIKPLFGLSGSSNSFMSSLENLFANYKTFTIGDSALGLVTIIILTAIHHFKPRAPCQEEVTTARKILHNFLWLFGLAKNAIVVLIGTVLAFIFFQNGFQPFKLTGPVDSGLPPFQPPPFSTVVHNKTLSFFDMTSRLESALIAVPMVSVLEHIAIAKAFAKGKSIDATQEMIAVGLSNILGSFFLSLPTTGSFTRTAVNNASGVCTPLGGLFTGVLVLLSLSFLTSTFFFIPKATLAGVIFFAMFHMIEYKIVYTLWHTKKLDLIPLFASLLSCLLLGLEYGMLIGILVNILFILYSSARPKVSLTWLTVQGEEVLLVTPTQSLVFPAADYLRQLIIDSCHLRNSLAPVVVYGTHIHFIDSTMAKGLKLLIDDLIIRKQPIYLWRWREAAMLTCLGFDPDLAQYFKFDDSIEQLIKGPEIFAQPESDQDILSVYLGPTVTSSAPDLT; translated from the exons ATGTCTAGCAGCTACGACGTTCTGAGGGACGACGGAATCAGATTCG ATGGTCTTGTGGATGAGAACGAGAGGAACTGGCTAATGACGATGAACGAGGCTGCGTCGGTTTGCTGCACCCCATCGAACCTCCGACGGCGCCTTCCGATCCTGTCGTGGGTTCCCACCTACACCACCAACACACTCCTCAGGGACTTCATCGCTGGTCTCACCGTCGGTCTCACCGCCATCCCTCAGGGCATCGCCTACGCCGTAGTAGCCGGACTTCCGCCCCAG tatggGCTGTATTCTGCTTTTGCGGGCTGCTTTATGTACATATTTTTTGGTAGCTGTAAGGACATAACAATTGGGCCGACGGCGATTATGGCTCTGATGACCGGCAAATATGTTAAACTATATGGACCGGCCTTCTCTGTTCTCCTCACTTTTCTTAGCGGCTgtataattttactttttggagTTTTACATTTAG GTTTTTTAGTTGAATTTATTTCTTTGCCGGTGACCGTTGGCTTCACTTCTGCGGCAGCTCTCACTATTGCCTCCTCTCAGATCAAACCTTTATTTGGGTTGTCAGGCTCATCAAACTCATTCATGTCTAGTCTTGAGAATTTATTTGCTAATTACAAAACATTCACCATAGGGGATTCAGCTCTTGGACTTGTCACTATCATAATTTTAACAGCGATCCAT CATTTTAAACCGCGAGCTCCATGTCAAGAGGAGGTGACTACTGCTCGGAAAATTCTTCATAACTTCTTGTGGCTTTTTGGTCTCGCAAAAAACGCCATTGTGGTTCTAATAGGAACGGTGTTggctttcatattttttcaaaatggattCCAGCCATTCAAACTGACAG GTCCAGTAGACAGTGGTCTTCCTCCATTTCAACCCCCACCATTCAGCACAGTTGTACATAATAAAACACTCTCATTTTTTGACATGACTTCACGATTAGAGTCAGCTCTCATTGCAGTGCCTATGGTTTCAGTATTAGAACACATTGCCATTGCCAAGGCATTCG cgAAGGGAAAAAGTATTGATGCGACTCAAGAGATGATTGCTGTTGGACTCAGTAATATTCTAGGATCCTTTTTCTTGTCTCTCCCAACAACTGGCTCTTTCACTCGCACAGCAGTCAACAATGCATCTGGAGTATGCACACCACTTGGCGGTTTGTTCACTG GAGTTTTGGTGTTATTGTCACTGAGCTTCCTTACTTCTACGTTTTTCTTCATTCCAAAAGCAACATTGGCTGGAGTCATTTTCTTTGCTATGTTCCACATGATAGAATATAAAATTGTGTACACACTTTGGCAtacaaaaa aGCTTGACTTAATTCCTCTTTTTGCCTCCTTGCTCTCGTGTCTGCTGCTAGGATTGGAGTATGGAATGTTAATCGGCATTCTAgtcaatattttattcattctcTACAGCTCAGCAAGACCAAAAGTCTCCCTAACATGGCTTACC gTACAAGGTGAAGAAGTATTACTGGTCACGCCAACCCAGAGTTTAGTTTTCCCTGCTGCAGATTATCTAAGACAACTCATAATCGACAGTTGTCATCTACGAAACAGTTTAGCTCCGGTCGTTGTTTATGGCACACACATTCATTTTATAGATTCTACGATGGCTAAA gGACTAAAATTATTAATAGACGACTTAATTATCAGAAAACAACCTATCTACCTTTGGAGGTGGAGAGAAGCTGCAATGCTGACATGCCTGGGATTCGATCCTGACCTAGCTCAGTATTTTAAATTCGATGACTCTATCGAACAGCTCATAAAAG gCCCAGAAATCTTTGCACAACCGGAATCAGATCAAGATATCCTGAGCGTATATCTGGGACCTACAGTAACAAGTTCAGCTCCTGATCTCACATGA